taaatattataaattatcgACAGATGTTATCAACGAATCAATTATTAATGAGTCTTTTCATTactaataacatttttaatttattaacaaatttcaCCAACAGATCCACTAATAATAGATATTtctatcaataattaatatacaaaaatctattagtaaaattttcaaaaaaaaatattattttacacacaaatatttttttatgtgtaaaattttgtcGATAATATGATCTTTTCTTATACTATGTCATATATCATGTCATGCATATCGATGTTAACTATATTAAGAACATGTATAATTAACTCTTaccttttattttatcaaaccaTTGAAAACATACATCGCAATATCTATAAACAACATAAATAATCATGTTACaacatttttcttattaaaaggTGATTACAACGTATTAACATGTTGTGGTTTGAAAAAATCTTCTCATTTAAATAACCTCGTCACTATAAATAAGGGCACACATTTAGTTAGAGCAACACACTCATTACTTAATACTTAACCAAAAGACAACTTGAAAGCAACATCCTTTCATGATTCTCCTTGACTTCATTGCTTCCAAATTATATCAACACGCTCCAGTGACTAtcataattttagaaaatatctaacaaattaaaaaaaaaaaaaatacttcaacatCTAGTCACAACTTAAGCGCCTAGACCATGTGTCTCAAACTCTCACATCAAAAACACGTGTACATCACCCTTGCGTCATGCTTAAGCATTAAAAAACAATgcttgaataaaaatatcatattgatTGAACATCTGAATGTCTTATAACACTAATTAGTTAAAGGTTGTGAATGTCAATTGACactaaaagatatttttattattatattttttatcgtTTATGTGTTAGTATTACTTActagtaaaatattttgatattattcGGACAACCatgtattttcaaaattaatatattaaaataagtatcttgttttaaaatagtttgtttttggaaaaatgAGTTAACATGTGGAATCTGGGCCTACGGATTCATGTATTGACTTTCATTCCGTATGGAGAAGAATGGCGTAAATGGGTTTTGAAGACGGTGATGTTGTTGTGCATTTAGGAATCCTAAAAACTACACATTCACGTGGCTTAGCTATTATCTTTGTTGCTTCCTTACACCTTCATATTATCACTGTTTCTCACATATTCAATTCAAACAAATTGGTTCAAGTTTTTTTTCGATGGtatcaaattcattttaatatcaCATTAGAATCATAAAAATtcatcttaattaaaattttggccTATCATATGCCACCTCCTGCTGTCAGGTCCCTCTCAATTTTTATCTAGGACGGATCTTCATGTAgggatcaattttttttatatgtataaattagtatataatttaaaacatatattttatatatatttgactcttcaaatatttttatatatctatagAAAGGTTTTGGTACCGAAAATATTCATCAAAGATGAATCACTAATTCTCACACCTGATATTCTGAGTGTAAGGAGATGTGTGAGAAATTACACATAGAGATCCAAACACACACTATGTATTTGTTAAACATTGATTATACTGATTCTTTCTGATTGGTCTTACTTCTCATTTGCTcaataaacaactcaaacataTTTGAATATATGACACTAATAGATTTGGATAAACTCACTTATTTCCTTATTCAATTATCTTTTAGAggattttttgtatttttggatCATTTTGATCATGAATTTGTAATATAGAGtccgttgaattttttttttaaattaagttaagtCGTCATGGGGAGGAacgacattaaaggtgaagtcgtcctcccctCAACcgatttcttattctttttttttgaaaaagcaatgtcGTAAGGCAAACTATGATTTCTGCACATCTAAGAGTGAATCGTCGTCTCATATAATGATttcatttagtttttctttttaacgttgttgcagttttattttattttttcaaattgttcacttttcaatttttttaaccttgtaatttttatatatttttcttacaaaattttggtaacagtagagattatatttattttttggtaattactttttattggtacaataaattaatttaataaaatatattagataataaaaatgacataataaaaattacgtaATAATGTTAaactatattaatgtttatttttattctaatttaattgtttttaccacttattgttaaaaaaaaaaacctaaaagtgaagtcgtcatctATGAAGACAATTTCACTATTCACATGAACAAAAATTGGTCTCGTCCTTAACGActttagtttttgaaaaaaaaaaatataaaaccgGTTGgatggaggacgacttcacctttaatgtcaTCCTCCATCCTGACGACTTGATTCTGTTTcgcaaaacataaaataaaattagacgGACCCTTTTTTACAAATTGAAGTTAAAATCGACctccaaatacaaaaaaaaagccATCTTTTAGATCATTGAATTATAAGGCATCtttaattttagatattattgAACTATCTTTTAGACCATTAAATTATAaagcatatttaattttagatattatAGTCGTTGGTGGGAAAGCCTATTTATCTAGAAAACATTTGATCGTTACAAACTTTTTAGGACACAATGTAGATGAACATTGCATGTGGTCTATTAGACTCTTTAGCGTGATAATTGTTAGACACTAAATGGATTCTTAATTTGTTACAAATATTCATTAGAGTATTCAGACAAATAAATCACATTCAAACAAATAAACACTTGTGATAAAAACTTAAAGATGGTTCTATTTTACTAGACCATTTGGGATCCCAACAACAGAACTTGGAATATTTGAGTGCAGAAGTTTTGTGCAATTTTGctttaattttgacaaaaatcatgattaatttcttaaatgtgaAGAAAATTCTTATATATCTTTTGTactattatacatttttaaagaataatattagcatttaatttatatattgtaattcTTTTAGTTTGgtctactactactactactagtTCAGTGTTTCAAACCTAGTCGAGAGCACAACGCCACTGAAACATGTTTGACAAATGGTGTCTCTATCTCTGGCAAGTTGCATGCACCTTTTGATGTCTGTCTCACTCTCATCATGTCCTATCTACACCCTACACATTGGATATCCTTAACACTCAAACTCTTCTCATTAATGTTCCCAACACAATGGCCATCATTTCTAACAACACACCACTCACTTTTACGTAATACAATTAATTTATGACGTGCATATGTTCATACAAATTGGTGTAAACTGAAACAGTAGTTACGAAACTGTGGTAAGAAAATCGGTTTGCAAAACTTGGCATGCTTTGTTTCTCTGTTTGTTAAAACATTTTAGATCAAACagttttattttgttcagcAAACATCTCATATCTTCATCTATACCTGCATTAACCCAAAGATTCATGTCATAAACTTGTGTCTGATGTATGTCATGATGTTGCAATTCAGACGAggtttataaatatatacaagttCAAAGTTCATGCATTAACTAagtataacaattttattacgTGATCCAAACTCaaatattcaaaagaaaaagcaaaTTTGCATTGCATTGCCTCAATTGGGTTGTTTATGCAGCATGCATGCTTGCTgcatatgaataaaataaagacaCAATTTAGAATAGTTTGTGATGTTAGTTTCCATGTAGGAGAAGTAAGTAATGAGCGTAAAAGTTGATGTAAAACAGAGACAGTGAATGGTTGAATTGGAATTAAGTTGATGAAattgtgtgtgttgttttgaATAGAGGAGAAGCAGAGGGTAGAATTGATGAGGTTGGTTTTGGTTTGTATATATGTGTACCCTGAGGAGGTAGATTAGGCACATGGGTTTCTTGTGGTAGGTCAAATGCTAGGACCCCTCTATTCTATAGGGACAAATAACACAATTGTCACTATAGTCTCCACAACACTCCAAAAACAACATACAAACCACTACACTACACTATTATTGCTTACACAAGTTGCTATCTTGCCTTTAAACTTTTTTCTTCTCATCATGGGAATGTTTTTCCAAGATGCCTTTCTTTCTCACTATTTGGATCAACTTGTAGATATAACAAGTAGACTAGTAGGACTAATATGCAAGTTAACCCTCATTTCTTTTTTGAAGTCATAAAGTGGTCGGATcgaagaaaaatgattaaaatatcgTAAGTTCGAtcatttgttaataatttgaaGAAATAAGATTGGTTTAGTAAATTTGAAAGGAAAGATAAAAGAGATTATAAATTCAACTCCttcctaacaaaaaaaaaaataacaactaatatttatcgataaaaaaaatatttctttctcttttaactttgaaaactagtttaatttaaactctttttttcacttcatcgttgattttattcattataaaaCACACAAGTCAAAAGTTattcaatttgaatttgttaACTCTGTTAAAAGTTATTTGAAAGATAACTTATTTGGTCGATTATACAGTTTTTTTTACAGTGACAAGATAagataattaacttttttttagaaaagatgacatttttaaataaaaggaaCAGAccgaagaaagaaaaagaaatagcgGAACCTTGGTAGCCCAGAACATATAATTTTCATATAGGTAGCCCAACCCATCCTATTCATGACCCATGACCCAATAGCCCATTATTTATGACCCATGACCCTCTAATTTCAAAATGTCTATTTTAGCCTGGGGTCAACAGTAAAAACTCTAAACCTAATTTTCCTTCCCATTTACTCTTGGGCCGCACCTCCCTCCCTCTGTTTTCACATCCCCTCTTCGTCTTGCACCTTCTTccattttttgtgttgttgaAAACTTCATCAAGTTAGATATAAcatgcaaaaaaattaaaaaaagtactaTAAATGGTGGAGGAGAAGGAATTTTGGGGAAGAAAAATATGGTGCTGTAAGAGGCTCAGTGTGTGTTTTGTAGATTTTAGAACACCCAATTCGGAATGTATTTtgaatttagaaatatattcaaaaatacttattttaataaaatatttttatattctgaATTAGGtgtttttaaatgtatttttaaatctaaaaatattttttgaaatatttaatttagaaaatataaaaataaaatttcgaAATGTGTGTTTCAAACTATTTTCAGAtgtgaaattatttttcagaatATTTATTCTAGAACTTTTTTATATTCCAAATCCAAAAGTATTTCTAGAATAGTGATTTcagaatattaaaaagaattctAAAACAAGTGTTCTGGAAAATATTTCTAgatttgaaaatactttttgaaacatttatttcagaatatacttttttattatttctagaAATGTCAATTTGGttgaaagataaataattttatatgtctAATGATGACATCTAACTACGATttgaatatagtcattttatgtaaatttaacaaaacaaaactctAAAAGACCTTTTTGTAAGTAGATCAAGTGTTATCTCTTTTTAATGATTGGTATATATGAAACAAAGTTTCAAACCAATATATAAACATAgtgtattgattttttttaaataatacattaaatatgataatatatcttttcaatTAAAGTCACTTTTATCAACGAATGAAAAAGGATAGAAGTTAACTCTAGCAATACGAGAATACAACAACTACTTCAAAATTACATTAACTTATGTTTCtctactatttaatttttcattatttctcaAGCATATCTATTGTATATTCTATGGAGAAACTCAGAGCATAACTTTGAAAACTAAGTTCCCCCAATAGGAAAACgtatgaattaaataaatcaaaaaatcaatgttggaaaaaattactaaaaaaagaaaGTCATGATGGAGGTTAGTAAATCGTTGAATCTTTGATCAATTCTTTCATCGCTTGAATTTCTATATTAAAAGACATTGACTAGCGTaactatttttgtattattctttcttatagacataaaaaatactttgctttttctttctcttaccataaaaaatgtgagacatctaaataagttaaattaaaaaataatggatGAAAAGTATGGAGACTATTAAAAAAATGCTTTATtacctttaatatttttgtgtcaTATTGGGATTCTTCAATAATGTTATTACAAATCTTCAATTGTGGAGCGTATTAACGTAAACATTTTCAaaggcattttttttttcaagtgatTAAAATctgaagtgtttttttttttaaaaaagttgtaatgagattgttttttgaaatattaatattcattaaGTCATAGTTAATCTTGGATGCAATTTATATATGGATAATTTTTAGCAAAATACTTccttttaactatatttttatccAGTTCTTATTAACAAGATAatacctcttttttttttcatttttcatgaaTTGAAACCACTTCCCATCtgttaaaacaaattattattttgttattttttttaaaactacaaaaggaaattaacctttttttatgatatttgtttTGTAAAGTAAAAATAGTGATATCTCAATATATTTAGAACctaatgaataattataatgattttttacatgtttttaaattaaacaagtgTTGCTTGTGAGTGCCAGATTATTATCCTCTATTACTgttctttaaataataaaatgaggcacaaaaacatgtaaaacaatttgttatatataattaatcttattttatattaataaaatgacaATGTACACCTCCTTtagaaaaagttaatttgcatatagaaaacatttaattttacttaCGTGTTAGACAAggaaatataagaaaacatttTAGGAGTTATGTTATTTGttcattaattagaaaaataccATTGTTGGTTTTACATAGCAAAATGGCATATAATTTAGATGGaaaaaatccataaaaattatgtaatttaacaTTCCTATTAGATGCTTACAtacaataatgttaaaaaaaatcaaattcaaactaaaattaataaacagaATTGTCAACTAAAATTGTTTTGCTTTTCAAACTTTGTCCTGTATTGTCCTAAAATGGCGCATGATTCACAGTAGAAACACGATAATTCCTCCAAATATTCCGTTTATACCTCATACCTGTTTGAAGAATCCTTTTCTATTATTTCACCAAAAATCAAGGGTTTTTTGGTAACTGCAACAACCAATACCAACTTTTGTGTCAAAACGAGAAGATCGAAACGGTCCAATCTGCATCAACGATTGATGGATGGTCCAAATTTTACGTTTGACTGAGGTACAGACTTTGAAGCTGGAATGATTGGAATTGATGGAAGTTTGACCATAGAAATTTGAGAATTTGAATAactaattgttaaaaaaaaactgaaaattcCACCTGGCACCCAAATTTGAGAAAGTGGGTTCATAAGATCTGTGTTGTTTGGCTCCATTTTCgctttcatcttcttcatcattttgTATTTGCAGAAAGCTGTTGtaggagaagagagagaaacttctctctctttctctttgcttcttcatttttttgacaaaaaaaaacaaaaattggtgGGATTTGAGGGTGCTTAGGTTGTTGATTGAGTTGCGTTGTTGGGGTTGGAAGAATCTATTATTATGAATATGATGCGAAGGTTGAAAAGCATTGCTTCTGGGAGGACTTCCGTTTCATCAGATTCTGTAAGCTTAACATCCTTTGGTTTTTTCTTCCCCATCAAAagctttaatttttgttttttatggaGGAAGGTCCTTTTCCATTAGGTTGTTGTTtgcaaaattgaaaaactaattttgaTCCAGAAACAAGAAATCAACATGTTCATTGATTTGGATTATCTGGATTATACTTGTTGtgggtaacattttttttctttattttttcataatatggTTATGAATTTGATTTAGCACCCAGATGTGAGTGTTTCCTTTTTGCCTAGGTAATTGTGGTTTTGatacttcttttgttttttgtttttcatatatcGGTTTTGTGATATAGCTTTATTTGATTTAAGATGGTTTATGATCTGACCATTTGTGTGTTCATTgctgttgttttatttatatatttgtgtttTGGATTCGATCAATTGTCAAAGCTAATGAAGGCACAACCATTGTGTTAGTTTTACATGTTTGTATTAGTTTTGTGTTGGTTTGTTGGACATTGTCATGGtaaaatcaatttgatttttgcgaGAACTATGATAAGTCTAACTACGTGGCAAGTTGGGAAAATGTTGTTTACCTTGGAGTTCAATTTgttcttccatttttaatgcCTGGTAAAAAATGCCAACCATTTCTTTTCAGGGAGGTGATTGTACCACAAAAAGACCTAAGTTTGATCAAGGAACAGAAGAAATGGTCAATGAGGAAACAGATTCTATTGAGAAATGTGGAAATGATAACGAGCAGTATGGAGATGCATCGGCCGAAAGTGTTAATTCCAATATTGCTACAACCAGATCTGAGAAGTCGGGTTATGATCAACTTCCAAAGgaattaaatgaaatgaaaattggaGACGACAAAGgaaaaaataacaatgaaaagGTACTTTATGTGAttcatttttcttgttttcttacTTTTGATATTTGGTCATTACTATTATAGTTCCCGAAAGGTAAAAtcatttatgaatattttgtatCCTTTGCAAAGTTGTTTCTTTTAAATGCAATCGTtgagtttgataaaaaatttgcTTGTGCAGGATATGGAAGCTACTATTGTAAATGGTAATGGAACAGAAACAGGCCAAATAATTACAACTGTTATCGGTGGTCGAGATGGACAACCAAAGCGGGTATTGTTTCCATGAGTTCCTCCTTACTTGATCTTTTACTACCCTATTTGTAAATCTTATTTGATTGAGTTAGATTCTTATAATcccttttcttaaatttattatttatgtattagtATTACCCTAcctgttatatattattaaaaagagtATACGGTGAAAGAATATCACTTCTGtagttttgatttattttttgttgcttGGGTATTGAAAATTAGATTGTTTATTGTAAAATTTCACTAGTTGGTATTGTGAAAAAACTTTCCTACTATGTTTGTAACTTACCTTATCAGTGCTTTCTATTTACTATGGGACAAAGTATTGTAACTACAGCATATTTGGTTTAGGTAGAATATTCTTTTTACTTTGCTGTCACAAATGTATAACTACTTGTGTTAATGACTTGCTATGAAAATACTTTTGCATtgattaactttatttttgcctGGTTCAGACAATCTCATACATGGCAGAACGCATAGTTGGCACAGGTTCTTTTGGTGTTGTTTATCAggtatttatatttgatttgcaGTATTTCTTCACTTGTAATGGTTGAACCATTGCTTCAGTGTTCTCTGTATTTGTCAAGTTACATTTTTGCTTATCCACTTTGCCTTGAATATACTGTAGGCCAAGTGCATTGAAACTGGTGAAGCAGTTGCTATAAAAAAAGTATTGCAAGACAAGAGATATAAGAATAGGGAACTACAGGTTATGCGTATACTTGACCATATCAATGTTCTCAGACTAAAGCACTGTTTCTACTCAGCGGCAGAGAAAGATGAGTTGTACCTTAACCTAGTTTTGGAGTATGTGCCTGAAACGGTCTACAGAGTTTCCAAGCACTATATCAGAATGCACCAACATATGCCTATCATTTATGTGCAACTGTATTTGTACCAGGTAATTGTGAATTTATTAATTGAccttttttcattaaattttggtTATGAATTTCCTTGGTTGTGTTTGTAGTAATTAGTTATTTGCTTTGAGCTTATAACTTTTGTGCTTTTATTGAATGATTATGCTAAAACTCTTGTAGATATGTCGGGGTTTAAATTATTTGCATCACGTGATTGGAGTCTGTCATAGGGACATCAAACCCCAGAATCTATTGGTaagaacttttttttctttaaaatttcttgtttgttaaatgtattttatatatttcttgaaAGCACAAGAAAAAATCATTAGAAGTATCATGTTTAATATCACTAATTGAATCAATTGATCAAAAATTTGGATGCTAaacttcatttaaatttttcctGGGGGCAGACGTTTTTAAAATATCGATATCCTGTATGTTTTTGGTTGGAAGAAAAGCTAGGTTCTGAGTAAACTGTGCCTCATGCtgtttaatttgttgttctcgTTGATAATGTGGAAGGGCTGAGTTGATCTACTCATTATAGATTATGCTTTTTCGATAATGATCATTTTGACTCTGTTTACTTCTTGGATCTCTTCTTTATAATACCATAGTGTATTAAACTGACACGTGATTGCATTTCACAGGTTAATCCCCAGAGTCATCAGTTAAAGATATGTGATTTTGGTAGTGCAAAGATGTTggtatgtttcttttgtttttccttaACAATATGAAGTCATACAATAGTTTGTGCCTGAGCTTGTGATATTATCGTGCTTTAGGTGCCTGGTGAACCCAACATATCATACATATGCTCGCGGTATTACAGAGCTCCAGAGCTTATATTTGGTGCAACAGAATACACAACTGCTATTGATATTTGGTCTGCTGGTTGTGTTATGGCTGAGCTTCTTCTAGGACATGTGAGAATTTATATTAATCCTCTCTCCATCTCATACGTAgagaaaatttcaatttttgtaaaaattacaTTTCCACGAAGTTCCCTGTGTGAGAATTCTTTTGGTGATATTTGCAATTCATACTGCTATATTGTATTTTGATGGATACTTGTTTGTCTCAAAAGGTtctcttgttttcttctttggtACTCAAATACTGCAAGAAGTAACAACATACAATGAACTTAATACCAATTGTATCCAATGTGTTTTTAGTAGAAGATAACTTCATCCCAGCAAGCACTAGTATTGAATAAATGACATGTTCTCAGAGTGATGCTTATCTGTGATTGTGTTTTTCTTTGCAGCCAATGTTTCCTGGAGAGAGTGGGGTTGATCAGTTGGTTGAGATCATTAAGGTAAAATTTCTCATGTTCTTTATCCTTTTTGCTTGAACATATGTTTTTGTCTTGAGCATTGCATCCTATTGGCTTTGGTTCTTCAATCTGAGTATAGTTATGTGTACTGCAGATCTTGGGAACACCAACCAGAGAAGAAATAAAGTGCATGAATCCAAATTACACTGAATTTAAGTTTCCTCAGATAAAAGCTCACCCGTGGCACAAGGTTAGCAGTTATTTACTTCTCTGTGCCCGTGGAGACTATGCAATTCGTAATTACTTGAGAAATACTTGCAATTGGAGATCTGATTTGACCACTCTGTATATTTATATCAGGTTTTCCACAAGAAGATGCCAACAGAAGCAGTGGATCTAGTGTCGAGGATGCTTCAGTATTCACCAAATCTACGTTGCACTGCTGTAAGAAGTTAACTAGCTTTTACAAATGTTACCCTTAGCAGCTTAATTGTATATATGAAGATCAACTACATCATACTTAACTTCATCCATCCTTGTACAcagtttgatattattaaaacTAGGAAGATAGATATTGAGTTGTGTATGTTCATTGTGTTGCAGTTGGAGGCTTGTGCACACCCTTTCTTTGATGATCTGCGAGACCCAAATGCATGCTTGCCAAATGGTCGACCACTGCCTCCGTTGTTTGATTTCAGTGCACAAGGTAAGGAAGTGATAATGCAAGTGTGTtgagttaaattaaatattgtgttTTCCATTACTTACAGTGAAAAAAATGCAGAACTAGTAGGCACAACGGAGGAGTTGCGTCAGCGTCTGATTCCTGATCATGCAAGAAGTTGAACAAATGATTCAGCATTGTAAATGGGATTTTGGATGAATAGATAACCACACCAGCAATGCTACTTTCCCTAACAGTCTAGGTCTCTGCTGTCCATCCTACACAATCATATGACTATTCAGGTTATAGGAACCTTAAAGCCATATATACAATGCAACCTCTTGGTGACAATCTGATGAATGAAGTAGATCTGCCTGGTGATATAGGGTTGCAATCATTTTTTAACTAGTTTATGATTGATTCATGTATGCACCAGCTGTATAAGATAATCAGTTCTTACTATTCTTTGCTCATGTTTCATATAGTTCAGGCTGCTTCTTCTTAAGGTGGACTATGTGGAATTATAAGATGAGTAGgcatcttttttcttttttttcggCTCCTATTTATTGTGTATTTCATTCTTtgtaataacataaaaaaaaaatcttccttTTATTCTCTATCTtatgtttccttctactaataaCTGCTAACCATTCTTTTTCTGACAAATGTCTATATGCATCAagttcttaataatatattCTAGAACAAGGTTTATTTCTTCATGTATATATGTTCTCACTTCAATCATTGGAATAGAGAATGAGCTTACTCTTGATGTTAGGGTTGTTTCAACCCTTACAACATGAATCTAAccataaagaaaataaaaaagcaatGAGAGAATTTAGACTacagagaataaaaaaattacccctatttaaaattttgatagttCCATCTAAAT
This region of Vigna unguiculata cultivar IT97K-499-35 chromosome 5, ASM411807v1, whole genome shotgun sequence genomic DNA includes:
- the LOC114186160 gene encoding shaggy-related protein kinase epsilon-like; the protein is MNMMRRLKSIASGRTSVSSDSGGDCTTKRPKFDQGTEEMVNEETDSIEKCGNDNEQYGDASAESVNSNIATTRSEKSGYDQLPKELNEMKIGDDKGKNNNEKDMEATIVNGNGTETGQIITTVIGGRDGQPKRTISYMAERIVGTGSFGVVYQAKCIETGEAVAIKKVLQDKRYKNRELQVMRILDHINVLRLKHCFYSAAEKDELYLNLVLEYVPETVYRVSKHYIRMHQHMPIIYVQLYLYQICRGLNYLHHVIGVCHRDIKPQNLLVNPQSHQLKICDFGSAKMLVPGEPNISYICSRYYRAPELIFGATEYTTAIDIWSAGCVMAELLLGHPMFPGESGVDQLVEIIKILGTPTREEIKCMNPNYTEFKFPQIKAHPWHKVFHKKMPTEAVDLVSRMLQYSPNLRCTALEACAHPFFDDLRDPNACLPNGRPLPPLFDFSAQELVGTTEELRQRLIPDHARS